The following are from one region of the Muntiacus reevesi chromosome 3, mMunRee1.1, whole genome shotgun sequence genome:
- the LOC136164179 gene encoding trace amine-associated receptor 7a-like: protein MNSSSPSVVAVPLCYEHLNGSCVKTPYSPGPRLILYTVFGFGAVLAVFGNLLVMISILHFKQLHSPTNFLIASLACADFLVGVTVMPFSTVRSVESCWYFGERYCQFHTCFDGSFCYASIYHLCFISLDRYIAVSDPLAYPARVTVSVSGMCIAFSWLFPIIYTFSLLGTGANAVGLEDLVSALTCVGGCQFAVNQSWVLVNFLLFFIPTLVMVVLYSNVFLIAKQQARKIESLSNKTGRCSDSYQDRVAKRERKAARTLGVAVLAFLISWLPYFLDSIIDAFLGFITPTYVYEILVWIAYYNSAMNPLIYAFFYPWFRKAIKLIVTGKVLRANISTVNLFSV, encoded by the coding sequence ATGAACAGCAGCTCACCCAGCGTTGTAGCTGTGCCGCTCTGCTACGAGCACCTGAACGGATCCTGTGTGAAAACCCCCTACTCGCCAGGTCCCCGCCTCATCCTCTACACGGTGTTTGGCTTTGGAGCTGTGCTGGCTGTATTTGGAAACCTCTTGGTAATGATTTCCATTCTCCACTTCAAGCAGCTGCATTCTCCTACCAACTTCTTGATCGCCTCCCTGGCCTGTGCGGACTTCTTGGTGGGAGTGACTGTGATGCCCTTCAGCACAGTGAGGTCCGTGGAGAGCTGCTGGTACTTCGGGGAGCGTTACTGTCAATTTCACACTTGCTTTGATGGGTCATTCTGTTACGCTTCCATCTACCACTTGTGCTTTATCTCCCTGGACAGGTACATTGCCGTCTCTGACCCCCTGGCCTATCCAGCCAGGGTCACTGTGTCTGTCTCTGGCATGTGTATCGCCTTCTCCTGGCTCTTTCCCATTATTTACACTTTTTCCCTTCTTGGCACAGGAGCAAATGCAGTTGGCCTGGAGGATCTAGTAAGTGCTCTCACCTGTGTGGGAGGCTGTCAATTTGCAGTGAATCAGAGTTGGGTATTGgtgaatttccttttatttttcatcccCACCCTTGTGATGGTAGTTCTTTACTCCAATGTTTTCCTCATTGCTAAACAGCAGGCTAGAAAAATTGAGAGTCTGAGCAATAAGACTGGACGATGCTCAGACAGCTACCAAGACAGAGTGgccaagagggagagaaaggccGCAAGAACGCTAGGCGTCGCAGTGCTAGCGTTTCTGATCTCCTGGCTGCCTTACTTCCTGGATTCCATCATTGATGCCTTCCTAGGTTTCATCACTCCCACATATGTTTATGAAATATTGGTTTGGATTGCTTATTATAACTCAGCTATGAACCCCTTGATTTATGCTTTCTTTTATCCTTGGTTTCGAAAAGCCATCAAACTCATTGTCACTGGCAAAGTCTTGAGAGCGAATATTTCGacagtaaatttattttctgtgtaa
- the LOC136163354 gene encoding trace amine-associated receptor 6-like → MSNSSPTAAVPLCYEHLNGSCVKTPYSPTSRLILYMVYGFGATLAVFGNLLVMTAILHFKQLHSPTNFLIASLACADFLVGVTVMPFSMVRSVESCWYFGRTFCTFHTCFDAAFCYSSLFHLSFISIDRYIAVTDPLVYPTKFTVSVSGVCIGVSWILPITYSGAVFYTGANENGLEELSRALNCVGGCQMVVNQNWVLIDFLSFFIPTLVMLILYSNIFLVARQQAKKIENTGSKTESSSDSYKSRVAKRERKAAKTLGITVIAFMISWLPYSIDSLIDAFMGFITPAYIYEICCWCAYYNSAMNPLIYALFYPWFRKAIKVIVSGRVFKDRSGSMNLFSE, encoded by the coding sequence ATGAGCAACTCGTCCCCCACCGCAGCTGTGCCGCTCTGCTACGAGCACCTGAATGGATCATGTGTGAAAACCCCCTACTCGCCCACGTCCCGCCTGATTCTCTACATGGTGTATGGTTTTGGGGCCACGCTGGCCGTGTTTGGGAACCTCCTGGTGATGACTGCCATCCTGCATTTCAAGCAGCTGCACTCACCAACCAATTTTCTCATCGCCTCTCTGGCCTGTGCAGACTTTCTGGTGGGAGTGACTGTGATGCCCTTCAGCATGGTCAGGTCCGTGGAGAGCTGCTGGTACTTCGGGCGAACTTTCTGCACTTTTCACACGTGCTTTGACGCGGCATTTTGTTACTCTTCTCTCTTCCACCTGTCCTTCATCTCCATCGACAGGTACATTGCTGTGACTGACCCCCTGGTCTATCCCACCAAGTTCACGGTGTCTGTGTCAGGGGTCTGCATCGGCGTCTCCTGGATCCTGCCCATCACTTACAGTGGGGCCGTGTTCTACACGGGTGCCAATGAGAATGGGCTAGAGGAATTGTCTAGGGCCCTCAACTGTGTAGGAGGCTGTCAGATGGTTGTAAATCAAAACTGGGTGTTGATAGATTTTCTGTCCTTCTTTATACCTACCCTTGTTATGCTAATTCTCTACAGTAATATTTTCCTTGTGGCCAGACAACAGGccaaaaagatagaaaatactGGTAGCAAAACAGAGTCATCATCAGACAGTTACAAATCCAGAGTggccaagagagagagaaaagcagctAAAACTCTGGGCATCACAGTCATAGCATTCATGATTTCGTGGTTACCATACAGTATTGACTCACTAATCGATGCCTTTATGGGCTTCATAACCCCGGCCTATATTTATGAGATTTGCTGTTGGTGTGCTTATTACAACTCAGCCATGAACCCCTTGATCTATGCTTTATTTTACCCTTGGTTTAGGAAAGCCATCAAAGTCATTGTGAGTGGTCGGGTTTTCAAGGATAGGTCTGGGAGCATGAATTTGTTCTCTGAATAA
- the LOC136163355 gene encoding trace amine-associated receptor 8-like, which yields MASNLSQPDPVQLCYENVNRSCIKSPYSPASRVILYAVFGFGSLLAIFGNFLVMTSVLYFKQLHSPANFLIASLACADFLVGVTVMPFSMVRSVESCWYFGARFCALHSSFDVAFCYSSLFHLCFISIDRYIAVTDPLVYPTKFTVSVSGVCIGVSWILPMVYSGAVFLTGVSDDGMEELVNALNCIGGCQIVVNQEWVLISVLVFFIPSLIMVILYGKIFFVAKQQALKIENTGSKAESESYKSRVAKRERKAAKTLGVTVVAFMISWLPYTIDILIDAFMGFITPAYIYEICCWGAYYNSALNPLIYALFYPWFRKAMKAILSGGLFKDSSSTISLFSE from the coding sequence ATGGCCAGCAATCTTTCCCAACCTGATCCCGTGCAGCTCTGCTATGAGAATGTGAACAGATCCTGTATTAAATCTCCCTACTCGCCTGCATCTCGGGTGATTCTGTACGCAGTGTTCGGCTTTGGGTCTTTATTGGCTATCTTTGGAAACTTCTTGGTGATGACTTCAGTTCTTTACTTCAAGCAGCTGCATTCGCCAGCCAATTTCTTGATCGCCTCTCTGGCCTGCGCGGACTTTCTGGTGGGAGTGACCGTGATGCCCTTCAGCATGGTCAGGTCCGTGGAGAGCTGCTGGTACTTTGGAGCCAGATTCTGTGCCCTTCACAGCTCCTTTGATGTGGCATTCTGTTACTCTTCTCTCTTCCACCTGTGCTTCATCTCCATCGACAGGTACATTGCTGTGACTGACCCCCTGGTCTATCCCACCAAGTTCACGGTGTCTGTGTCAGGGGTCTGCATCGGCGTCTCCTGGATCCTGCCCATGGTCTACAGCGGAGCTGTGTTCCTCACAGGTGTCAGTGACGACGGGATGGAGGAACTAGTAAATGCTCTCAACTGTATAGGCGGTTGTCAAATTGTTGTAAATCAAGAATGGGTTCTGATAAGTGTTCTGGTATTTTTTATACCTTCCCTCATTATGGTAATTCTTTatgggaagattttttttgtagctAAACAACAAGCTCTAAAAATTGAAAACACTGGCAGCAAAGCAGAATCGGAGAGCTACAAATCCAGAGTggccaagagagagagaaaagcagctAAGACCTTGGGGGTCACAGTAGTAGCATTTATGATTTCATGGTTACCATATACAATTGATATATTAATTGATGCCTTTATGGGCTTCATAACCCCTGCCTATATTTATGAGATTTGCTGTTGGGGTGCCTATTATAACTCAGCCTTGAACCCTTTGATTTATGCTTTATTTTACCCTTGGTTTAGGAAAGCCATGAAAGCTATTTTAAGTGGGGGGCTTTTTAAGGATAGTTCATCAACCATTAGTTTATTTTCAGAATGA
- the LOC136164178 gene encoding trace amine-associated receptor 7a-like, which translates to MSRASPSAVAEPLCYEHLNGSCVKTPYSPGPRLILYTVFIFGAVLAVFGNLLVMIAILHFKQLHSPTNFLIASLACADFLVGVTVMPFSTVRSVESCWYFGEHYCQLHSCFEGSFCYASIYHLCFISLDRYIAVSDPLVYPARVTVSVSGMCIAFSWLFSIIFSFSLLGTGANAVGLEDLVSALTCVGGCQIAVNQSWVLVNFLLFFIPTLVMIAVYVKIFLIAKQQARKIESLSNKTEQCSDSYQDRVAKRERKAARTLGVAVLAFLISWLPYFLDSIIDAFLGFITPTYIYEILVWIAYYNSAMNPLIYAFFYPWFRKAIKLIVTGKVLRENSSTVNLFSG; encoded by the coding sequence ATGAGCAGAGCGTCTCCTTCTGCTGTGGCTGAGCCGCTCTGCTATGAGCACCTGAACGGATCCTGTGTGAAAACCCCCTACTCGCCAGGTCCCCGCCTCATCCTCTACACGGTGTTCATCTTTGGAGCTGTGCTGGCTGTATTTGGAAACCTTCTGGTGATGATTGCAATTCTCCACTTCAAGCAGCTGCATTCTCCTACCAACTTCTTGATCGCCTCCCTGGCCTGTGCGGACTTCTTGGTGGGAGTGACTGTGATGCCCTTCAGCACAGTGAGGTCCGTGGAGAGCTGCTGGTACTTTGGGGAGCATTACTGTCAACTCCACTCGTGTTTTGAAGGCTCATTCTGTTACGCTTCCATCTACCACTTGTGCTTTATCTCCCTGGACAGGTACATTGCCGTCTCTGACCCCCTGGTCTATCCAGCCAGGGTCACTGTGTCTGTCTCTGGCATGTGTATCGCCTTCTCCTGGCTCTTTtcgattattttttctttttcccttcttggCACAGGAGCAAATGCAGTTGGCCTGGAGGATCTAGTGAGTGCTCTCACCTGTGTGGGAGGCTGTCAAATTGCAGTGAATCAGAGTTGGGTATTGgtgaatttccttttatttttcatcccCACCCTTGTGATGATAGCTGTTTATGTCAAGATTTTCCTCATTGCTAAACAGCAGGCTAGAAAAATTGAGAGTCTGAGCAATAAGACTGAGCAATGCTCAGACAGCTACCAAGACAGAGTGgccaagagggagagaaaggctgCAAGAACGCTGGGCGTCGCAGTGCTAGCGTTTCTGATCTCCTGGCTGCCTTACTTCCTGGACTCCATCATTGATGCCTTCCTAGGTTTCATCACTCCCACGTATATTTATGAAATACTGGTTTGGATTGCTTATTATAACTCAGCTATGAACCCCTTGATTTATGCTTTCTTTTATCCTTGGTTTCGAAAAGCCATCAAACTCATCGTTACAGGCAAAGTCTTGAGAGAGAATTCCTCAacagtaaatttattttctgggTAA